The following coding sequences are from one Paenibacillus sp. FSL R5-0912 window:
- a CDS encoding 5'-3' exonuclease has translation MSTVTDTKGRVMIVDGMALLFRAFYATSYGGYIRKTSAGLPTNAVYGFLQYFFDAVSTFEPSHVVCCWDMGKGTFRTEKYDGYKSNRIDAPLELIPQFDLVKEVVAELGVPNIGLVGYEADDCIGTLASCYSGESEVYILTGDHDMLQLVNDSVKVVIMKKGRSNYKVYDPAELLAERGLTPAQVIDLKGFMGDTSDNYPGVKGIGEKTATKLLTEYGTVEGVIENLHLLPKGVRAKIEADLDMLHLSRELAEIRCDVPVVCELADCLWALQRDTAARKFNELEFGSLMHLIGGIAEVRDERGIVQIELGDLG, from the coding sequence ATGAGCACAGTAACAGACACTAAGGGCCGGGTAATGATCGTTGATGGAATGGCTCTGCTGTTCCGGGCTTTTTATGCTACCTCTTATGGAGGATATATCCGCAAGACCAGCGCCGGGCTTCCGACGAATGCGGTGTATGGATTTTTGCAGTATTTTTTCGACGCGGTGAGTACGTTTGAGCCTTCACATGTGGTGTGCTGCTGGGATATGGGCAAAGGTACCTTCCGTACGGAGAAGTATGACGGCTACAAATCGAACCGGATTGACGCGCCGCTGGAGCTGATTCCGCAGTTTGACCTCGTGAAAGAGGTAGTGGCCGAGCTGGGCGTGCCGAATATCGGTCTGGTTGGTTATGAGGCTGATGACTGCATCGGTACACTGGCTTCGTGCTACAGCGGGGAGTCGGAGGTCTATATTCTCACAGGTGACCACGACATGCTACAGCTGGTGAATGACAGCGTCAAGGTCGTGATTATGAAAAAAGGCCGCTCCAACTATAAAGTGTATGATCCGGCGGAACTTCTTGCTGAGCGTGGCCTCACCCCTGCACAGGTGATTGACCTGAAGGGCTTCATGGGCGACACCAGCGACAATTATCCCGGTGTGAAGGGCATAGGTGAGAAAACAGCCACCAAGCTGCTGACCGAATACGGCACTGTGGAAGGTGTCATTGAGAACCTGCATCTGCTGCCCAAAGGCGTGCGGGCCAAAATCGAGGCTGACCTCGATATGCTGCATCTCTCGCGGGAGCTGGCGGAAATCCGCTGCGATGTGCCGGTGGTCTGCGAACTGGCGGACTGTCTGTGGGCACTGCAGCGGGATACTGCGGCTCGCAAGTTCAATGAGCTGGAGTTCGGCAGCCTGATGCATCTGATCGGCGGGATCGCCGAGGTCCGGGATGAACGGGGAATCGTACAGATTGAACTCGGAGATTTGGGCTGA
- a CDS encoding energy-coupling factor ABC transporter substrate-binding protein, protein MSNKWKNGLMLLAVVLLCVLPLLFVEGEFGGADDAAESVITEINPEYEPWFKPLTEIPGETESMLFALQAAIGAGVIGYSLGLLKGKQGQAKQNSISK, encoded by the coding sequence ATGAGCAATAAATGGAAAAATGGGTTGATGCTGCTGGCCGTTGTTCTGTTGTGTGTGCTGCCGCTGTTGTTCGTAGAAGGGGAGTTCGGCGGGGCCGATGATGCTGCCGAGAGTGTGATCACAGAGATTAACCCGGAATATGAACCCTGGTTCAAGCCGCTGACCGAAATCCCGGGTGAGACGGAGAGTATGCTGTTCGCATTACAGGCGGCGATTGGCGCCGGAGTGATCGGATATTCACTGGGGCTGCTGAAAGGGAAACAAGGCCAGGCGAAGCAGAACAGCATCAGCAAGTGA
- a CDS encoding RluA family pseudouridine synthase has protein sequence MTSYYPPITYMVPPDEDGWLLKTILQKRMDVSRKLLSRLKMTDLGITLNGERVYISVKVSSGDRVEIRMEEETSEDILPQPIPFEILYEDGHLLVVNKAAGIIVHPTHGHYTETLANGVVHYWAEKGERVRFRPVHRLDQETSGVLVIAKNPYSHQHISEQMIAGTVDKRYAAFVHGVPAVPSGDIDGPIDRDPLEPHRRIVTPDGYPSLTRYEVKEVYGSAASLVELKLESGRTHQIRVHMSSIGCPLIGDGMYRHPLYGQPGASPAPGGALAPEAGALPDGGQRGAEPTQPGGGQQAAGLTPAGGGQLTPEEAAQLAEIAELDASIPRQALHAVRLSFRHPVTHADLVFEAPLPPDMALLQAKLREIAARE, from the coding sequence ATGACCAGCTACTATCCGCCGATTACTTATATGGTGCCGCCGGATGAAGACGGCTGGCTGCTCAAAACCATCCTGCAGAAGCGGATGGATGTCTCCCGTAAGCTGTTGTCCCGTCTGAAAATGACAGACCTAGGGATTACGCTGAACGGAGAGCGTGTGTATATTAGTGTCAAGGTAAGCAGCGGAGACCGGGTAGAGATCCGGATGGAGGAAGAAACGTCAGAGGATATCCTGCCGCAGCCGATTCCTTTTGAGATTCTATATGAAGACGGGCATCTGCTAGTCGTGAACAAAGCCGCGGGGATCATTGTCCATCCGACCCATGGCCATTATACAGAGACACTCGCCAACGGAGTGGTTCATTACTGGGCAGAGAAAGGGGAGCGGGTCCGCTTCCGTCCGGTCCACCGGCTGGACCAGGAGACCTCCGGTGTGCTGGTCATTGCCAAGAACCCGTACAGCCACCAGCATATCTCCGAGCAGATGATCGCCGGGACGGTGGACAAGCGGTATGCTGCTTTTGTGCACGGTGTTCCCGCTGTGCCTAGCGGCGACATCGACGGTCCGATCGACCGCGACCCGCTGGAGCCGCACCGGCGGATCGTGACGCCGGACGGTTATCCCTCTTTGACCCGGTACGAGGTCAAGGAGGTCTATGGAAGTGCAGCTTCACTCGTAGAGCTGAAGCTGGAGAGCGGGCGCACCCATCAGATCCGGGTGCATATGAGCTCTATTGGCTGCCCGCTGATCGGTGACGGCATGTACCGTCACCCTTTGTATGGGCAGCCTGGGGCAAGCCCGGCGCCTGGGGGTGCTCTGGCGCCGGAGGCGGGGGCGCTGCCGGATGGCGGGCAGCGCGGGGCAGAGCCGACGCAACCGGGCGGCGGGCAGCAAGCGGCAGGGCTGACGCCTGCCGGAGGCGGGCAGCTGACGCCGGAGGAAGCGGCGCAGCTGGCGGAGATCGCGGAGCTGGACGCGTCGATTCCGCGCCAGGCGCTGCATGCGGTGCGGCTGTCCTTCCGGCATCCGGTCACGCATGCTGATCTGGTCTTCGAAGCTCCGCTGCCGCCGGATATGGCGCTGCTGCAGGCGAAGCTGCGTGAGATTGCAGCCAGGGAATAA
- a CDS encoding peptide deformylase, with the protein MIRPICKDMTILSQKSTSATPEDLPVLDDLLDTLRANADRCVGMAADMIGVNKRMIAFSIGQMNIPMINPVIAQRAHPYETEEGCLSHEGVRKTTRYESIEVEYLDYNFKPQKQTFTGFAAQIIQHEIDHCDGIVI; encoded by the coding sequence ATGATCAGACCCATATGTAAAGATATGACGATTCTAAGCCAGAAGTCCACATCGGCAACCCCAGAGGATCTGCCAGTGTTAGATGACCTTCTGGATACCTTGCGGGCGAACGCAGACCGCTGTGTCGGCATGGCGGCTGACATGATCGGTGTCAACAAGCGCATGATCGCCTTCAGCATCGGACAAATGAATATTCCAATGATCAATCCGGTCATTGCCCAGCGTGCCCATCCGTATGAAACCGAGGAAGGCTGCCTGTCCCACGAAGGCGTACGCAAAACTACTAGATATGAATCCATTGAGGTAGAGTACTTAGACTATAATTTCAAGCCGCAGAAGCAGACCTTCACCGGCTTTGCGGCGCAGATCATTCAGCATGAGATCGATCACTGCGACGGAATTGTAATCTGA
- a CDS encoding ArsR/SmtB family transcription factor, producing the protein MKLDLTEQSLPVYEALSSAVRLQMLRLLSEQPMNVKELAGALKLSSAIMTMHVRKLEAAGLIRSHMAPGRSGLQKICTLAAESAEIIFPGQARTQRRGYRKEIPVGHYSDFQIEPTCGLSTTERVIGNFDDPRYFWDQERVNAGILWFGKGFVEYKIPNFLLSSQNPEELVITMEIASEAPSINNNWPSDITFTLNGQRLGFWTSPGDYGDSPGKYTPSWWPALTNQYGLLKQLRITPAGTFMDGQKLSEVTLDQVSIRDKQWTFKVSVEDDAEHIGGLTLFGKGFGNYNEDLVFELFYTDAVEASANTSRTEGPGQD; encoded by the coding sequence ATGAAACTTGATCTAACCGAACAATCTTTACCCGTGTATGAAGCGTTATCCAGCGCTGTGCGCCTGCAGATGCTGCGGCTGCTGTCCGAACAGCCTATGAACGTCAAGGAACTGGCCGGGGCGCTGAAGCTCAGCAGTGCCATTATGACGATGCATGTGCGCAAGCTGGAAGCTGCCGGACTGATCCGCAGCCACATGGCTCCCGGGCGCAGCGGACTGCAGAAGATTTGTACACTGGCCGCCGAGAGTGCTGAGATTATTTTCCCCGGACAAGCCAGAACACAGCGCAGAGGCTACCGTAAGGAAATACCCGTGGGCCACTACTCTGATTTCCAGATTGAACCGACCTGCGGATTATCTACCACCGAGCGGGTAATCGGCAACTTTGACGATCCGCGGTATTTCTGGGATCAGGAGCGGGTGAATGCAGGCATCCTGTGGTTCGGCAAAGGATTCGTGGAATATAAAATCCCGAACTTCCTGCTGTCCAGCCAGAATCCTGAGGAACTGGTCATCACCATGGAGATTGCCTCCGAAGCCCCGTCCATCAATAATAACTGGCCCTCCGACATCACCTTCACACTGAACGGACAGCGGCTTGGATTCTGGACCAGCCCCGGCGACTACGGGGACAGCCCGGGCAAATACACTCCTTCCTGGTGGCCTGCGCTCACCAACCAATATGGACTGCTTAAGCAGCTGCGGATTACTCCGGCGGGCACATTCATGGACGGTCAGAAGCTGTCAGAGGTTACGCTGGATCAGGTCAGTATCCGTGATAAACAGTGGACGTTCAAGGTTTCTGTGGAAGACGATGCGGAGCATATCGGTGGTCTTACCTTGTTCGGCAAGGGATTCGGCAACTACAACGAGGATCTGGTCTTTGAACTCTTTTATACAGATGCTGTTGAAGCGTCGGCAAATACCAGCCGGACGGAAGGACCCGGACAGGATTAG
- the tnpB gene encoding IS200/IS605 family element RNA-guided endonuclease TnpB, giving the protein MLVSAQKVSSKPLVHQAYKYRIYPNTEQQQLIRRMFGCCRFVFNYFLGAWNQSYAETGKGLSYHACATQLPGLKAQYDWLKEVDSIALQSAARHVADSFDRFFKKQNQAPRFKSRKHPIQSYTTKFTNGNIAMEGSRLKLPKLGWIRFANSRKLEGRILSATVRKNASGKFFVSLVCEVQKNPLPQVDTPIGIDLGLKEYAVCSNGEHIANPRFYRQYENKLALWQRRMARRTPGGSNWKKARQHIARIHERIANKRNDFLHKLTTRLIRENQTISIEHLRVANMIQNPKLSKSIADASWGEWVRQLTYKAKWYGRNLRIADTFEPTSQRCHVCGTIHPEVKNLSIREWTCTACGTIHDRDENAAHNIEQVAV; this is encoded by the coding sequence ATGCTCGTGTCTGCGCAGAAGGTTTCTTCGAAACCCCTGGTTCATCAAGCCTATAAATATCGGATCTACCCCAATACAGAGCAACAGCAACTCATTCGTCGAATGTTTGGCTGCTGCCGTTTTGTGTTCAATTACTTCTTGGGAGCTTGGAATCAAAGCTATGCGGAAACGGGAAAAGGCTTGTCTTATCACGCTTGTGCGACACAACTCCCCGGTTTAAAAGCACAATACGACTGGCTGAAAGAAGTCGATAGCATCGCTTTGCAGTCGGCTGCTCGTCATGTGGCGGATAGCTTTGATCGTTTTTTCAAGAAGCAAAATCAAGCGCCACGCTTCAAGAGCCGAAAGCATCCGATTCAAAGTTACACGACCAAATTCACCAACGGGAATATCGCCATGGAGGGCAGTCGCTTGAAGCTCCCCAAACTCGGCTGGATACGTTTTGCAAACTCCCGGAAGCTGGAAGGCCGGATATTGTCCGCTACCGTTCGTAAAAACGCCAGCGGGAAATTTTTCGTCTCGCTCGTTTGCGAAGTTCAAAAGAACCCTCTGCCCCAAGTGGATACACCTATTGGCATCGACTTAGGCTTGAAAGAATATGCAGTATGCTCAAACGGCGAACATATCGCCAATCCTCGCTTTTACCGTCAATACGAGAACAAGCTGGCGCTTTGGCAGCGGCGGATGGCTCGGCGTACTCCGGGCGGCTCCAACTGGAAGAAAGCAAGGCAGCATATCGCTCGTATTCACGAACGCATTGCCAATAAACGAAATGACTTCCTCCACAAGCTGACCACGAGACTGATTCGTGAAAACCAAACGATTAGTATCGAACATCTGCGTGTGGCGAATATGATTCAGAACCCCAAGCTTTCAAAATCCATTGCTGATGCGTCTTGGGGCGAGTGGGTGCGACAGCTGACGTATAAAGCGAAATGGTATGGACGAAATCTTCGGATCGCCGACACGTTTGAGCCGACCAGTCAGCGTTGCCATGTGTGCGGCACAATCCACCCCGAGGTGAAGAACCTGTCCATTCGGGAATGGACGTGTACGGCCTGCGGGACGATCCATGACCGTGACGAAAACGCCGCTCACAATATTGAACAAGTAGCGGTTTAA
- a CDS encoding class D sortase: MNKRHTEHKVKAGKQIYIISLGSMILGILSISWALIHIQAQTVPVAYNENTDLIPIQADLRHSVKSSIAVPVEAGDSSSIPPQDDILYPIRPLEGDVIGKLIIPALQQILPIIHGTDEDELEEGIGHFSESVLPGENNNSVLSGHRDTVFAKLGELEIGNELVVDTSAGSFTYKISAIRIVDKDDKTIIVPTDHAVLTVSTCYPFHFIGAAPDRYILIADLIAEVRSPTT; this comes from the coding sequence GTGAATAAACGGCACACTGAGCATAAAGTAAAAGCCGGAAAACAGATATACATTATCTCCCTGGGATCAATGATTTTGGGGATCTTGTCTATCTCTTGGGCCCTGATTCATATCCAGGCGCAAACCGTTCCCGTTGCTTATAATGAGAATACAGATCTTATCCCAATTCAGGCTGATCTGCGCCATAGTGTAAAGAGCAGCATCGCCGTTCCGGTAGAAGCAGGCGATTCCAGCAGCATACCGCCGCAGGATGATATCCTCTATCCCATAAGGCCGCTGGAAGGCGATGTTATCGGAAAGCTGATAATTCCGGCATTACAGCAAATTCTTCCGATTATACACGGGACAGACGAGGATGAGTTGGAGGAGGGAATTGGACATTTCTCGGAAAGCGTCCTGCCGGGTGAGAATAACAATTCGGTTCTATCCGGACACCGGGATACAGTCTTTGCTAAATTAGGCGAGCTGGAAATAGGAAACGAGCTTGTCGTTGATACATCAGCCGGTTCTTTCACCTATAAGATAAGTGCTATACGGATTGTTGATAAAGACGATAAAACGATTATCGTACCTACAGACCACGCTGTCCTAACCGTAAGCACCTGCTACCCCTTTCACTTTATCGGCGCGGCTCCCGACCGTTATATTCTCATCGCAGACCTGATCGCTGAAGTCCGTTCCCCCACAACATGA
- a CDS encoding arsenate reductase family protein: MSQLKVYQYPKCSTCRAAVKWLKEQGHELDLQHIAEQPPTVEELRVLLKNSGLPLKKFFNTSGEVYKELNLKDKLAGLSEDKQLELLASHGMLIKRPVVTDGRKVTVGYKDEQYAEAWSNT; this comes from the coding sequence ATGAGTCAATTGAAGGTGTATCAATATCCGAAATGCAGCACCTGCCGCGCCGCAGTGAAATGGCTGAAGGAGCAGGGGCATGAGCTGGACTTGCAGCATATTGCCGAGCAGCCGCCCACAGTGGAGGAGCTGCGTGTCCTGCTGAAGAACAGCGGACTGCCGCTGAAGAAGTTTTTTAATACGAGCGGTGAGGTCTACAAGGAACTTAATCTGAAGGACAAGCTGGCCGGTCTCAGTGAAGATAAGCAGCTTGAGCTGCTCGCCAGCCACGGGATGCTGATCAAGCGTCCGGTTGTCACTGACGGCAGGAAGGTTACAGTCGGCTACAAAGATGAGCAGTACGCTGAGGCCTGGAGCAATACCTAA
- a CDS encoding energy-coupling factor ABC transporter permease, with protein MKKRGFWSFAALIAGFTVFFLLNEPGTAQAMHIMEGFLPVGWAVFWWVAFLPFFVLGIIRLRSMTKENPELKLLLGLAGAFTFVLSALKMPSVTGSSSHPTGTGLGAVMLGPLPMGVIGSIVLLFQALLLAHGGITTLGANAFSMAVAGPFAGYAVYKLLMKLPDREKLALFCAAAVADLMTYVVTSVQLAVAFPAGDGGVLASFLKFGGIFAVTQIPLAISEGLLTVLLWNWLKSYSPNEMSLLKRKVKGGNA; from the coding sequence ATGAAGAAACGCGGATTTTGGAGTTTTGCGGCGCTGATTGCCGGATTTACAGTGTTCTTTTTGCTGAATGAACCTGGGACGGCCCAGGCTATGCACATTATGGAAGGGTTTCTGCCGGTAGGCTGGGCTGTGTTCTGGTGGGTGGCGTTTTTACCGTTCTTTGTGCTCGGGATTATCAGGCTTAGATCGATGACCAAGGAGAATCCGGAGCTGAAGCTGCTGCTCGGTCTGGCAGGGGCGTTCACGTTCGTTCTATCGGCGCTCAAAATGCCTTCCGTTACCGGAAGCAGCTCTCATCCTACGGGTACAGGGCTTGGTGCTGTAATGCTGGGGCCGCTGCCGATGGGCGTGATCGGCTCGATTGTGCTGTTGTTTCAGGCGCTGCTTCTGGCGCACGGGGGAATCACTACACTCGGGGCGAATGCGTTCTCGATGGCGGTCGCGGGGCCTTTTGCCGGATATGCAGTCTATAAGCTGTTGATGAAGCTGCCGGACCGAGAGAAGCTGGCCTTATTCTGTGCGGCGGCGGTTGCCGACCTGATGACTTATGTAGTGACTTCCGTCCAGCTTGCGGTGGCTTTTCCGGCTGGGGATGGCGGGGTTCTGGCGTCTTTTCTCAAATTCGGGGGGATCTTTGCCGTAACGCAGATTCCGCTGGCCATCAGCGAAGGGCTGCTGACCGTATTATTGTGGAACTGGCTGAAATCGTACAGTCCGAATGAAATGTCGCTCCTGAAACGCAAGGTTAAAGGGGGAAATGCATAA
- a CDS encoding DUF6171 family protein, translating into MTTTSACKGCREEYKVTEAQIARILASSMFNPGNTAPDEVYAERVALCRACPKLQDGVTCTACGCIIPVVARLKARGCPLPGGGLWQPVTD; encoded by the coding sequence ATGACAACCACTTCAGCCTGCAAGGGATGCCGGGAGGAGTACAAGGTGACGGAAGCGCAGATTGCCCGGATTCTGGCCTCTTCGATGTTCAATCCGGGGAACACTGCCCCGGATGAAGTCTATGCCGAGCGGGTTGCTCTATGCAGAGCTTGTCCTAAGCTGCAGGATGGCGTGACCTGCACGGCCTGCGGCTGCATTATACCGGTCGTGGCCCGGCTGAAGGCACGCGGCTGTCCGCTGCCGGGCGGCGGCTTGTGGCAGCCTGTGACTGATTAA
- a CDS encoding ice-binding family protein codes for MKLKYLGLTAIVLVFTLSFSRILLPASAAVIDMNLGSAATFGLLAKTMTTVETSVSGNTGAITQTVIPHITNGKNYLDDSVYHAADIDLGNAIGYANSQVPTVNGTAGADLGGEILLPGIYNYPGAVNISADVTLSGDDIFIFQIAGTLDTTAGTKILLTDGAQACNIYWVVNGAATLAANTEFNGSLLSQSSATTVGINTIINGRILSQDAVTFTGPGPSNITVPACVQEPPVEPPVQPPVETDAPAPIPDTATPIPATATPVPVTETSVPVTATPVPATVVPIPATAIPIPATATPVPATATPIPATATPIPATATPIPATVTPIPATVTLIPATATPIPAAATPGPAASPVNTPAASPPAELPAAPAWSVETEWVKVGLLPDGDMIIDAKLPDNQEDTGVWNFDLGGKLYNTEGTESVNYRIAKAPVGTYNILVRFTSHNGTVFKFEVVPVSVPTVTGGQLPATATPWYNLLLSGSLLTIMGGVILWRRKLRE; via the coding sequence ATGAAACTGAAATATCTAGGACTCACCGCAATTGTGCTGGTTTTCACACTGTCTTTTTCAAGGATTTTGCTGCCCGCTTCAGCTGCGGTAATAGACATGAATTTGGGTTCAGCGGCCACTTTCGGGCTACTCGCAAAGACGATGACAACGGTTGAGACTTCCGTTTCCGGAAATACGGGAGCTATTACTCAGACCGTAATTCCACATATAACGAATGGGAAAAATTATTTAGATGATAGTGTTTATCATGCTGCTGACATTGATTTGGGAAATGCCATTGGGTATGCAAATTCACAGGTGCCTACTGTAAATGGAACGGCTGGAGCGGATCTGGGAGGCGAAATCCTGCTGCCCGGTATATATAATTATCCAGGTGCAGTTAATATCAGTGCTGATGTAACACTTAGCGGTGATGATATTTTTATCTTCCAAATTGCAGGGACATTGGATACAACGGCCGGTACGAAGATTCTATTAACAGACGGGGCACAAGCCTGTAATATCTATTGGGTGGTGAACGGGGCCGCGACACTCGCGGCAAATACGGAGTTCAATGGCAGTTTATTGAGTCAATCTTCAGCAACAACGGTTGGTATTAATACTATTATAAATGGAAGAATTCTGTCACAAGATGCAGTTACATTCACTGGCCCGGGCCCGTCTAACATTACCGTTCCGGCTTGTGTCCAGGAGCCGCCTGTGGAACCACCGGTACAACCGCCTGTAGAAACAGATGCACCAGCGCCAATACCGGACACAGCAACGCCAATACCGGCAACGGCTACGCCAGTACCAGTTACGGAAACATCAGTACCAGTTACGGCAACACCAGTACCAGCAACGGTAGTGCCAATACCAGCAACGGCAATACCAATACCGGCCACGGCAACGCCAGTGCCAGCAACGGCAACACCAATACCAGCAACGGCAACGCCAATACCAGCAACGGCAACACCAATACCGGCTACAGTAACGCCAATACCAGCAACAGTAACGCTAATACCGGCCACGGCAACACCAATCCCGGCTGCAGCAACGCCAGGCCCTGCTGCTTCACCTGTCAATACTCCTGCTGCTTCACCTCCTGCGGAGCTGCCGGCAGCGCCTGCTTGGAGTGTTGAAACGGAATGGGTTAAAGTAGGCTTACTTCCGGACGGGGATATGATTATTGATGCAAAGCTCCCTGATAATCAAGAAGACACAGGAGTGTGGAATTTCGATCTGGGGGGGAAGTTATACAATACAGAAGGAACTGAAAGTGTCAATTATAGGATCGCTAAAGCACCGGTAGGGACTTATAATATTCTGGTGAGATTCACTTCCCATAACGGAACAGTGTTTAAGTTTGAGGTGGTTCCCGTATCTGTACCTACAGTCACCGGAGGCCAGCTTCCAGCTACCGCGACGCCGTGGTACAACTTGCTTCTCTCAGGATCTCTATTAACCATAATGGGAGGAGTAATCTTATGGAGGAGAAAGCTTCGTGAATAA
- a CDS encoding alpha-N-arabinofuranosidase encodes MAERIVLNTDIRKGTINRNIYGHFAEHLGRCIYEGIWVGEDSPIPNTKGIRNDVVEALKEMKIPVLRWPGGCFADEYHWKDGIGPSEERKRMINTHWGGAVENNHFGTHEFMRLCAMLECEPYINGNVGSGTVQEMSEWVEYLTFNGVSPMAELRQKNGQEEAWSVTYFGVGNENWGCGGNMRPEYYADLYRQYQTYVRNYGDNKIHRIACGANSDDYNWTEVLMREATRFMDSLTLHYYTLPTSDWANKGAATGFGTDEYFTTLKKALFMDELVTRHSVIMDKYDPEKRVGLIVDEWGTWYDVEPGTNPGFLYQQNTIRDALVAGLTLNIFHKHSDRVRMANIAQTVNVLQAVILTEGEKMLLTPTYHVFNMYKVHQDAELLDLTVDSPVYSYEGVEIPEVSASASVTAEGVIHVSLCNLNHAAPAVLPLELRGLAGLSAAVSGTTLAGSSIDAHNTFEQPEAVTPQPFNGFKLEGDTLTVTLPPMSVTVLEITPEA; translated from the coding sequence ATGGCAGAACGCATTGTACTGAACACTGACATCCGCAAAGGCACAATTAACCGCAACATCTATGGACATTTCGCTGAGCATCTGGGACGCTGTATCTATGAAGGCATCTGGGTAGGGGAAGATTCGCCGATTCCGAATACTAAGGGTATCCGTAACGATGTGGTGGAAGCGCTTAAGGAAATGAAGATTCCTGTATTGCGCTGGCCGGGCGGCTGCTTCGCCGATGAATATCACTGGAAGGACGGCATTGGCCCAAGTGAAGAACGCAAGCGCATGATCAATACCCATTGGGGTGGTGCGGTTGAGAACAATCATTTTGGTACACATGAATTCATGCGGCTCTGCGCCATGCTGGAATGTGAGCCGTACATCAACGGCAATGTAGGGAGCGGAACGGTACAGGAGATGTCCGAGTGGGTTGAGTATTTGACCTTTAACGGTGTATCACCGATGGCTGAGCTGCGCCAGAAGAACGGCCAGGAAGAGGCTTGGAGTGTAACTTATTTCGGCGTGGGCAATGAGAACTGGGGCTGCGGCGGCAATATGCGTCCAGAATATTATGCTGACCTGTACCGCCAATATCAGACTTATGTGCGCAACTATGGGGATAACAAGATTCACCGGATCGCCTGCGGCGCGAACTCGGATGACTATAACTGGACCGAAGTGCTGATGCGCGAAGCCACCCGCTTCATGGATTCCCTTACCCTGCACTACTACACCCTGCCGACTTCGGATTGGGCGAATAAAGGTGCGGCTACCGGCTTTGGAACGGATGAATATTTCACCACACTGAAGAAAGCGCTGTTCATGGATGAGCTGGTTACCCGCCACAGTGTCATTATGGATAAATATGATCCGGAGAAAAGAGTGGGCCTGATCGTCGATGAATGGGGCACCTGGTATGATGTAGAGCCGGGTACCAACCCGGGATTCCTCTACCAGCAGAACACGATCCGTGATGCGCTGGTTGCCGGTCTGACCCTGAATATCTTCCACAAGCACAGCGACCGTGTACGGATGGCGAACATTGCCCAGACCGTAAACGTGCTGCAGGCTGTAATTCTGACCGAAGGCGAGAAAATGCTTCTGACTCCAACCTATCATGTATTCAATATGTATAAAGTACATCAGGATGCGGAACTGCTGGATCTGACAGTGGATAGCCCGGTATACAGCTATGAGGGCGTAGAGATTCCTGAAGTATCTGCTTCAGCTTCCGTAACAGCAGAGGGCGTGATTCATGTCAGCCTGTGCAACCTGAATCACGCTGCACCGGCAGTATTGCCGCTGGAGCTGCGCGGACTGGCTGGACTGTCAGCGGCCGTAAGCGGCACAACACTTGCCGGGTCTTCCATCGATGCCCACAATACCTTCGAGCAGCCGGAAGCTGTAACACCGCAGCCGTTCAACGGCTTCAAGCTTGAAGGAGATACGCTGACGGTTACTCTGCCGCCAATGTCGGTAACTGTACTGGAAATTACTCCGGAAGCGTAA